GATGCGGGCCTAGCCCAGGCCAAACGGGCTGCGAGTGTGCTGGGGGTGCGCTTTGCTTATGCCACCAACGGAGTGCAGGTGCTGGAGTATGACTTGATTAGGGGAGTGACTGTTTGGCGGTGGGATTTTCCGACTCCCCAGCAGTTGTGGGAAAGGATGCGGGAACAACTAACGGGTTGATGGGCATAGCCTGTAGTGGTGGGGTAGTGGGCTATACTCCCAAGGTAGATGCTTTTGAGTTGCCAGATGGCTCCTTCGCCCGCCCAGATTGACCGATTACTCCACCAAGCGGTGGAATGCCATTTGGCTGGGCAATGGGAGAAAGCAGAAGCCCTCTACCGCCAAATTCTTCAGCAACAACCGGAGCATCCAGATGCCAGTCACAACTTGGGTCAGCTATGGCGACAGCGGGGTCAACCCAAGGCAGCAATACCTTTGCTGCAGGTTGCGTGGCGTGTAAATCCCTACGCTACCCAGTACTGGCTCTCGCTAGTGACAGCTCTAGCTGAGTGCGGCGAATGGTCCCTCCTTGTGCAGGTGCTGGCACAAGCGTGTGCGACTCAACTAACCCAAGAAACGGTCACGGCCCTGGCGGAGCTTGTCAGTCAAATTGGAGATGCTCTGAGCTGTAACCAGCGCTGGACAGAAGCGTTAGTGGTTCTGGAAAAGGGTGTGGCCCTAGCTCCCAACCACCCAGCCATTTGGAAAAGTTATGGCATCGCACTGCACGGTGCAGGACAGGTGCAAGCGGCTCAGGCAGCCTACGAAAAGGCACTGGCGCTGAATCCCCACTGCTTGGACGCGGTCAATAACTTGGGAGTCTTGGCGATGGGACGCCGAGACTGGCAAGCCGCATTGCACTACTTCGAGCGGGCCTTGGGCATTGCACCGGATCATCCCGATGTGTGGTTCAACAAGGCAATGACTCTGAAAAAACTACAGCGCTTTCAGGAAGC
Above is a window of Gloeomargarita sp. SKYB120 DNA encoding:
- a CDS encoding tetratricopeptide repeat protein, which gives rise to MAPSPAQIDRLLHQAVECHLAGQWEKAEALYRQILQQQPEHPDASHNLGQLWRQRGQPKAAIPLLQVAWRVNPYATQYWLSLVTALAECGEWSLLVQVLAQACATQLTQETVTALAELVSQIGDALSCNQRWTEALVVLEKGVALAPNHPAIWKSYGIALHGAGQVQAAQAAYEKALALNPHCLDAVNNLGVLAMGRRDWQAALHYFERALGIAPDHPDVWFNKAMTLKKLQRFQEAETWARRVLDARSQDPRVLRLLGEILTELRQYSEAREWLEKALGQEPDNWETLQALANHYARQERWEEAEKWARKLQDKMPDNPDVLRPLGQILLKLGREPEGLEILEKVLALKPDDVETMQALADHYARQERWEEAEKWARKLQDKMPDN